The Gemmatimonadota bacterium genome includes the window ACCCGGATCCGGCCCCGGTCTCGCATGCCGGGCACCGCCGTCTCCATCCGCTGGGCCGGCAGCAGGGTCATCTTGGCGATGGCGTCCATGAGCGACATCACCCCCTTGTCACGAACGTAGACGCCGAGGACCCGCGCGTGGCTCCCCGCACTCCGCGGGTGGCCCTTTCCAGACGAGAGATCGCCGCCGTCGGCCGCGATCATCACCGTGGGGTGGGCCATCGCCTTCACAACGTTCTCCTCCTCCATCACGTAGGCGATGATCGTGCCGTTCGGCTGCTCCTCGCGATAGCGGTGGAACGTCTTCTCGGTCAAACGCTCCCCGGTGGCGGCCCAGCCGATGTCCCCGTAGTCGCGGCCGAGCCTCTCGCGCCAGCCCGGATCGAGGATGGCGGCGCCGATGAAGCTCGACGAGGCGACGTAGGGGTACGCCTCGGTGGTCACGTCGATGCCTCGCTCTTGGGCGGCGTCGATCATCTCGAGGAGGATGGGGACCTTCCCGAGACCGGTGCTCGGCAGGTGGCAGATGTGGACCGAAGGTCCGGTCGCGGCAATGGCGATCATCTCCTGCACCGACTCGACGCTGCTGCCCGGCTCCGCCATCGCCGCGAAACGGACGTGGGCGAAGCCGGTGACCCCGTGCTTCTCGCCGACCTTGTACACCCGCCAGATCTCGTCGCGGGTGGCGGCCGGGGTGTACTGGATCCCGAAGCCGATACCGATCGCCCCTTCGGCC containing:
- a CDS encoding amidohydrolase family protein, producing the protein MVRAATILGAVLLAAAPAAGAGPEAFDLVLANGRVMDPESALDAVRHVGIRNGKIAAVSAEPLAGDEVLDVTGLVVAPGFIDLHAHGQDPVTFGILARDGVTTALEMEGGVLPVAEWYEERAGKRRLNYGAAVSHPGARFEVLEEDAELDNGLGSSDAWSHQPASAEEIEQIAAVVDQGLAEGAIGIGFGIQYTPAATRDEIWRVYKVGEKHGVTGFAHVRFAAMAEPGSSVESVQEMIAIAATGPSVHICHLPSTGLGKVPILLEMIDAAQERGIDVTTEAYPYVASSSFIGAAILDPGWRERLGRDYGDIGWAATGERLTEKTFHRYREEQPNGTIIAYVMEEENVVKAMAHPTVMIAADGGDLSSGKGHPRSAGSHARVLGVYVRDKGVMSLMDAIAKMTLLPAQRMETAVPGMRDRGRIRVGAHADITIFDPERVIDRATFESPAEMSEGIPHMLVGGTFVVRDSELVEGATPGQPIRRE